A region from the Agrococcus sp. SL85 genome encodes:
- the thrS gene encoding threonine--tRNA ligase yields the protein MRVDGELQDLAREVTETQAVEPVTIDSPDGLDILRHSAAHVLAQAVQRVNPEARLGIGPPVQDGFYYDFDVPEALSSDDLKALEKEMQRIVKAGQRFVRRVVTDEEAQAELADEPYKLELIGLKGGAAKAAEGADVEVGAGELTIYDNVDPKTGEVAWKDLCRGPHLPSTRLIANGFALTRVAGAYWRGRTDQPQLQRIYGTAWPTKDELRAHQQRLEEAAKRDHRKLGRELDLFSFPDEIGSGLSVWHPKGGIVRGEMEQHARARHIAQGYSYVYTPHITKRDLFDTSNHLVTYADGIWPPIRMDEERDEAGNVTKQGVDYYLKPMNCPMHILIYKERARSYRDLPLRLAENGTVYRNELSGAVHGLTRVRGFTQDDAHLFVTPEQLEEETTKVLEFVLSLLGDFGLTDFRLELSMRDDEKAKWIGDEAVWATATDALRRVAQRTGLELVEEPGEAAFYGPKIDLKVRDAIGRSWQLSTVQLDFNLPERFELEYTAADGSKQRPIMIHRALFGSIERFFAILLEHYAGAFPAWLAPVQVVGVPVANDFAPYLETVAERLRAEGVRVEVDASDERMQKKIRTHTLAKVPFQLIAGGQDAEAGSVSFRFRDGTQDNGVPVEEAVARIVDAIRTKAQV from the coding sequence ATGCGCGTCGACGGCGAGCTCCAGGACCTCGCCCGCGAGGTGACGGAGACGCAGGCGGTCGAGCCGGTGACGATCGACAGCCCCGACGGCCTCGACATCCTGCGCCACTCGGCCGCGCACGTGCTGGCGCAGGCCGTGCAGCGCGTGAACCCCGAGGCGCGCCTGGGCATCGGGCCGCCCGTCCAGGACGGCTTCTACTACGACTTCGACGTGCCCGAGGCGCTCTCGAGCGACGACCTCAAGGCGCTCGAGAAGGAGATGCAGCGCATCGTCAAGGCCGGCCAGCGCTTCGTGCGCCGCGTCGTCACCGACGAGGAGGCGCAGGCCGAGCTCGCCGACGAGCCCTACAAGCTCGAGCTCATCGGGCTCAAGGGCGGCGCCGCCAAGGCGGCCGAGGGCGCCGACGTCGAGGTGGGCGCGGGCGAGCTCACGATCTACGACAACGTCGACCCGAAGACGGGCGAGGTGGCCTGGAAGGACCTCTGCCGCGGCCCGCACCTGCCCTCCACGCGCCTCATCGCCAACGGCTTCGCGCTCACGCGCGTCGCCGGCGCCTACTGGCGCGGCAGGACCGACCAGCCGCAGCTGCAGCGCATCTACGGCACCGCCTGGCCGACCAAGGACGAGCTGCGCGCCCACCAGCAGCGCCTCGAGGAGGCCGCGAAGCGCGACCACCGCAAGCTCGGCCGCGAGCTCGACCTCTTCTCGTTCCCCGACGAGATCGGCTCGGGCCTCTCGGTCTGGCACCCCAAGGGCGGCATCGTGCGCGGCGAGATGGAGCAGCACGCCCGCGCGCGGCACATCGCGCAGGGCTACAGCTACGTCTACACGCCGCACATCACGAAGCGCGACCTCTTCGACACCTCGAACCACCTCGTCACCTACGCGGACGGCATCTGGCCACCCATCCGCATGGACGAGGAGCGCGACGAGGCGGGGAACGTCACCAAGCAGGGCGTCGACTACTACCTGAAGCCGATGAACTGCCCGATGCACATCCTCATCTACAAGGAGCGCGCCCGGTCGTACCGCGACCTGCCGCTGCGCCTCGCCGAGAACGGCACGGTCTACCGCAACGAGCTCTCGGGCGCCGTCCACGGCCTGACCCGCGTGCGGGGCTTCACGCAGGACGACGCGCACCTGTTCGTGACCCCCGAGCAGCTCGAGGAGGAGACCACGAAGGTCCTCGAGTTCGTGCTGTCGCTGCTCGGCGACTTCGGCCTCACCGACTTCCGCCTCGAGCTCTCGATGCGCGACGACGAGAAGGCGAAGTGGATCGGCGACGAGGCGGTCTGGGCGACCGCGACCGACGCGCTGCGCCGCGTCGCGCAGCGCACGGGCCTCGAGCTCGTCGAGGAGCCCGGCGAGGCGGCCTTCTACGGTCCGAAGATCGATCTCAAGGTGCGCGACGCGATCGGCCGCTCCTGGCAGCTCTCCACCGTGCAGCTCGACTTCAACCTGCCCGAGCGCTTCGAGCTCGAGTACACGGCGGCCGACGGCTCGAAGCAGCGGCCCATCATGATCCACCGCGCGCTCTTCGGCTCGATCGAGCGCTTCTTCGCGATCCTGCTCGAGCACTACGCGGGCGCCTTCCCCGCCTGGCTCGCGCCCGTGCAGGTCGTCGGCGTGCCGGTCGCGAACGACTTCGCGCCCTACCTCGAGACCGTCGCCGAGCGCCTCCGCGCCGAGGGCGTGCGCGTGGAGGTCGACGCGAGCGACGAGCGCATGCAGAAGAAGATCCGCACGCACACGCTCGCGAAGGTGCCGTTCCAGCTCATCGCCGGCGGCCAGGACGCCGAGGCCGGCAGCGTCTCCTTCCGCTTCCGCGACGGCACCCAGGACAACGGCGTGCCCGTCGAGGAGGCGGTCGCGCGCATCGTCGACGCGATCCGGACGAAGGCGCAGGTCTGA
- a CDS encoding HIT family protein translates to MSSELPGVPDHFQRLWTPYRMVYIQQGQMPEEHACPFCRAPELADDQGLVVHRGETAFVLMNLYPYNTGHIMVCPYRHVGMYDQATTEEVAEMAVLTQTAMRVLSQVTRCQGFNIGMNQGRIAGAGIADHLHQHIVPRWSLDANFFPIIAKTKALPILIEDMRRDLQEAWPA, encoded by the coding sequence ATGTCGAGCGAGCTGCCGGGCGTGCCCGACCACTTCCAGCGGCTCTGGACGCCGTACCGCATGGTCTACATCCAGCAGGGGCAGATGCCGGAGGAGCACGCGTGCCCCTTCTGCCGCGCGCCGGAGCTGGCCGACGACCAGGGGCTCGTCGTGCACCGCGGCGAGACCGCGTTCGTGCTCATGAACCTCTACCCCTACAACACGGGCCACATCATGGTCTGCCCGTACCGCCACGTGGGGATGTACGACCAGGCGACCACCGAGGAGGTCGCCGAGATGGCCGTGCTCACGCAGACGGCCATGCGCGTGCTCTCGCAGGTGACGCGCTGCCAGGGCTTCAACATCGGCATGAACCAGGGCCGCATCGCGGGCGCCGGGATCGCCGACCACCTGCACCAGCACATCGTGCCGCGGTGGAGCCTCGACGCGAACTTCTTCCCCATCATCGCCAAGACGAAGGCGCTCCCGATCCTCATCGAGGACATGCGGCGCGACCTGCAGGAGGCCTGGCCGGCCTGA
- the pdxS gene encoding pyridoxal 5'-phosphate synthase lyase subunit PdxS, whose amino-acid sequence MTDQHQTTTGTQRVKRGLADMLVGGVIMDVVTPEQARIAEDAGAVAVMALERVPADIRAQGGVARMSDPDLIDAIKAEVTIPVMAKARIGHFVEAQVLEALEVDYIDESEVLSPADYVNHIDKWGFEVPFVCGATNLGEALRRITEGAAMIRSKGEAGTGDVSEAMKHIRTIKGEIRRLGALSKDELFVAAKELQAPYELVAEVAESGRLPVVLFVAGGVATPADAAMMMQMGADGVFVGSGIFKSGNPEARAAAIVRATASYDDPKAIAEASRGLGEAMVGINVADLPAPHRLAERGW is encoded by the coding sequence GTGACCGATCAGCACCAGACCACCACCGGCACGCAGCGCGTCAAGCGCGGCCTCGCCGACATGCTCGTCGGCGGCGTCATCATGGACGTCGTCACCCCCGAGCAGGCCCGCATCGCCGAGGACGCCGGCGCCGTCGCCGTCATGGCCCTCGAGCGCGTGCCCGCCGACATCCGCGCGCAGGGCGGCGTCGCCCGCATGTCCGACCCCGACCTCATCGACGCCATCAAGGCGGAGGTGACGATCCCCGTCATGGCGAAGGCCCGCATCGGCCACTTCGTCGAGGCGCAGGTGCTCGAGGCGCTCGAGGTCGACTACATCGACGAGTCCGAGGTGCTGAGCCCCGCCGACTACGTCAACCACATCGACAAGTGGGGCTTCGAGGTGCCCTTCGTGTGCGGCGCGACGAACCTCGGCGAGGCGCTCCGCCGCATCACCGAGGGCGCGGCGATGATCCGCTCCAAGGGCGAGGCCGGCACCGGCGACGTCTCGGAGGCGATGAAGCACATCCGCACCATCAAGGGCGAGATCCGCCGCCTGGGCGCGCTCTCGAAGGACGAGCTGTTCGTCGCGGCCAAGGAGCTGCAGGCGCCGTACGAGCTCGTCGCCGAGGTCGCCGAGTCGGGCCGCCTGCCCGTCGTGCTCTTCGTCGCCGGCGGCGTCGCGACGCCCGCCGATGCGGCGATGATGATGCAGATGGGCGCCGACGGCGTCTTCGTCGGCTCCGGCATCTTCAAGTCCGGCAACCCGGAGGCCCGTGCCGCCGCGATCGTGCGCGCCACCGCCTCCTACGACGACCCGAAGGCGATCGCGGAGGCCTCGCGCGGCCTCGGCGAGGCCATGGTCGGCATCAACGTGGCCGACCTGCCCGCGCCGCACCGCCTCGCCGAGCGCGGCTGGTAG
- the pdxT gene encoding pyridoxal 5'-phosphate synthase glutaminase subunit PdxT: MAGRPRVGVLALQGDVREHLAMLQGLGADARPVRTRAQLDDVAGLVLPGGESSVIDRLARILGVRDAIVERIAEGMPVYGTCAGLILLADKILDAAPGQTSFGGLDAVVRRNAFGSQVDSFEADLDVPVLGAPPVRAVFIRAPVVERVGERATALADVGGRVVAIEQGPLLGTSFHPEVQGEERFHRRFLDRVDGLA, translated from the coding sequence ATGGCCGGCCGGCCCCGCGTCGGCGTCCTCGCCCTGCAGGGCGACGTGCGCGAGCACCTCGCGATGCTGCAGGGCCTGGGCGCCGACGCGCGCCCCGTGCGCACGCGCGCGCAGCTCGACGACGTCGCCGGGCTCGTGCTGCCCGGCGGCGAGTCGAGCGTCATCGACCGCCTCGCGCGCATCCTCGGGGTGCGCGACGCGATCGTCGAGCGGATCGCCGAGGGCATGCCGGTCTACGGCACGTGCGCGGGCCTCATCCTGCTGGCCGACAAGATCCTCGACGCGGCGCCGGGCCAGACGAGCTTCGGCGGGCTCGACGCCGTCGTGCGGCGGAACGCCTTCGGCAGCCAGGTCGACTCGTTCGAAGCCGACCTCGACGTGCCGGTGCTCGGCGCGCCGCCCGTGCGCGCCGTCTTCATCCGCGCGCCCGTCGTCGAGCGCGTGGGGGAGCGGGCCACGGCCCTCGCGGACGTCGGCGGCCGCGTCGTCGCGATCGAGCAGGGGCCGCTGCTCGGCACCTCCTTCCACCCGGAGGTGCAGGGCGAGGAGCGCTTCCACCGGCGCTTCCTCGACCGCGTGGACGGCCTCGCGTGA
- a CDS encoding DMT family transporter, which translates to MSILQRVPWQLLWVALALVWGSSFLWMKVALEALHPMQLSTLRVVVAAATLLLLAVALRQPLPRDGRTWALLAVCSFFLTALPFTAFVVAETRISSGLAAIGNAVTPIATVLFALLLLPSDRPTPRKLTAVGVGFVGVVLVAEPWASEGAPDLVGFLIALAGGVSYGIGWTLNRRLLAGTEVPGLAHPTALMLTGAPMTIAALLVWSAIEGWPPLAPVATEQLLPALGAVAVLGVVGTGVAYILQFEVVRSVGPTISATVTYFIPVVAVGLGFLVLHERLGAWQLIGAAVVIGAGLLIQGRRARKPQAAPAA; encoded by the coding sequence GTGAGCATCCTGCAGCGCGTGCCCTGGCAGCTCCTCTGGGTCGCGCTCGCCCTCGTCTGGGGCTCGAGCTTCCTCTGGATGAAGGTCGCGCTCGAGGCCCTCCACCCCATGCAGCTCTCGACCCTGCGCGTCGTCGTCGCCGCCGCCACGCTGCTGCTGCTCGCCGTGGCGCTCCGGCAGCCGCTGCCGCGCGACGGCCGCACCTGGGCGCTGCTCGCCGTCTGCTCCTTCTTCCTCACGGCGCTGCCGTTCACGGCCTTCGTCGTGGCCGAGACCCGCATCTCGTCGGGCCTCGCCGCGATCGGCAACGCGGTCACGCCCATCGCCACCGTCCTCTTCGCGCTCCTGCTGCTGCCGAGCGACCGGCCGACGCCCCGCAAGCTCACGGCCGTGGGCGTCGGCTTCGTCGGCGTCGTGCTCGTCGCCGAGCCCTGGGCGAGCGAGGGCGCGCCAGACCTCGTCGGCTTCCTCATCGCCCTCGCCGGCGGCGTCTCCTACGGCATCGGCTGGACCCTGAACCGGCGCCTGCTCGCGGGCACCGAGGTGCCCGGGCTCGCGCATCCCACCGCGCTCATGCTCACGGGCGCGCCCATGACGATCGCCGCGCTGCTCGTCTGGTCCGCGATCGAGGGCTGGCCGCCGCTCGCGCCCGTCGCGACCGAGCAGCTGCTGCCCGCGCTCGGCGCCGTCGCGGTGCTCGGCGTCGTCGGCACCGGCGTCGCCTACATCCTCCAGTTCGAGGTCGTGCGGAGCGTCGGGCCGACGATCTCGGCCACCGTCACATACTTCATCCCCGTCGTCGCGGTCGGGCTCGGGTTCCTCGTGCTGCACGAGCGGCTCGGGGCGTGGCAGCTCATCGGCGCCGCGGTCGTCATCGGCGCGGGGCTGCTCATCCAGGGCCGGCGCGCCCGGAAGCCGCAGGCCGCGCCCGCCGCCTGA
- a CDS encoding YebC/PmpR family DNA-binding transcriptional regulator has translation MSGHSKWATTKHKKAVIDAKRAKSFAKLIKNIEVAAKLGGADLSGNPTLVDAVQKAKKTSVPNDNIDRAIKRGAGLTGDAVEYTTIMYEGYGPSGVALMIECLTDNKNRAAAEVRTAMTRNGGTMADPGSVAYNFSRKGVVAVTKTEGLTEDDILLAVLDAGAEEVLDQGEGFEILSEATDLVAVRTALQEADIDYDSADVEFVPNLRVEVDADTARKALRLIDALEDSDDVQNVYANLDIPAEVQAQLDEDE, from the coding sequence ATGTCCGGACACTCCAAGTGGGCGACGACCAAGCACAAGAAGGCCGTCATCGACGCGAAGCGCGCGAAGTCGTTCGCGAAGCTCATCAAGAACATCGAGGTCGCCGCGAAGCTCGGCGGCGCCGACCTGTCGGGCAACCCCACGCTCGTCGACGCCGTCCAGAAGGCGAAGAAGACGAGCGTCCCCAACGACAACATCGATCGCGCCATCAAGCGCGGCGCCGGCCTCACGGGCGACGCCGTCGAGTACACGACGATCATGTACGAGGGCTACGGCCCCTCGGGCGTCGCGCTCATGATCGAGTGCCTCACCGACAACAAGAACCGCGCCGCGGCCGAGGTCCGCACCGCGATGACGCGGAACGGCGGCACGATGGCCGACCCGGGCTCGGTCGCGTACAACTTCAGCCGCAAGGGCGTCGTGGCGGTCACGAAGACCGAGGGCCTCACCGAGGACGACATCCTGCTCGCCGTGCTCGACGCGGGCGCCGAGGAGGTGCTCGACCAGGGCGAGGGCTTCGAGATCCTCTCGGAGGCGACCGACCTCGTCGCGGTCCGCACCGCGCTGCAGGAGGCGGACATCGACTACGACTCCGCCGACGTGGAGTTCGTGCCGAACCTCCGGGTCGAGGTCGACGCCGACACGGCGCGCAAGGCGCTGCGGCTCATCGACGCGCTCGAGGACAGCGACGACGTGCAGAAC